Proteins from one Penicillium digitatum chromosome 2, complete sequence genomic window:
- a CDS encoding Multicopper oxidase, type 3 encodes MRFSPIIILANFLGASIAYPNSSHKPSTTLQPIATKCRVHSLYEPTGTPCAGNTPNDRSVWCNYSIDTDYEDVVPDTGVTREFWFEVKEVTLSPDGFMTPRLAMTINGTLPGPPLVADWGDWVIVHVTNHLYQAMNGSSIHWHGIRQNYTNPNDGVPSLTQCPIAPGSTMTYKWRAGQYGSSWYHSHIGLQAWEGVYGAIIINGPATANYDVDQGALFLGDWTHETVDQLHQDVQLRGPVRKLSNGLINGKNVYGNGTNTTGSPFHMKVEKGKSYRLRLVNPSIDTHWKFTIDNHIMTIIAMDLVPIKPFTTNVISLGMGQRYDVVITANQESITESFWMRAIPADRCSRNEMAGNIRGIVYYGNTPKQPHTQSFPSTNACEDELLTNLVPHVPRNVDPPVSPVWDKNVTVSNTRNAQNFFRWRFNSTSMNVSWENPTLMQVYHNDLGLSNSSGVIELPYKDQWVYLFIQNTLVTHPIHLHGHDFSILAQGQPGPGKPQWDGSIITQNPPRRDTAVLAGSGWLLIAFKTNNPGAWLMHCHIGWHVDEGLALQFIERRDEIRNLVDYAPFKENCAAWYKYVKLKNIVQADSGV; translated from the exons ATGAGATTTTCACCCATTATCATCTTGGCCAATTTCCTTGGTGCTAGCATTGCATATCCTAATTCCTCCCATAAACCATCGACAACGCTACAACCAATTGCCACAAAATGTCGAGTTCACAGTCTTTATGAGCCTACTGGGACTCCATGTGCAGGAAACACTCCTAACGACAGATCTGTCTGGTGCAATTACAGCATCGACACAGACTATGAGGATGTTGTCCCGGATACGGGTGTTACGCGTGAATTTTGGTTCGAGGTTAAAGAAGTCACTCTCTCTCCCGACGGATTCATGACTCCACGTCTAGCCATGACCATCAATGGCACCTTGCCTGGCCCGCCTCTTGTTGCAGACTGGGGCGACTGGGTAATTGTCCATGTTACAAACCATTTGTATCAGGCAATGAATGGCTCCAGTATTCACTGGCACGGTATCCGTCAGAACTACACAAACCCAAATGACGGTGTTCCCTCGCTCACCCAATGTCCTATTGCCCCCGGCTCGACTATGACCTATAAGTGGCGAGCTGGTCAGTATGGGTCTTCCTGGTATCACTCTCATATTGGTCTGCAAGCCTGGGAAGGTGTATATGGTGCTATCATTATCAATGGACCGGCAACTGCAAATTATGATGTGGACCAGGGCGCATTGTTCCTAGGTGATTGGACGCATGAAACTGTGGATCAACTGCACCAAGACGTTCAACTACGCGGCCCCGTTAGAAAGTTGTCAAATGGACTCATCAATGGCAAGAATGTCTATGGAAATGGTACAAATACAACTGGATCTCCTTTCCACATGAAAGTGGAAAAAGGCAAATCCTACCGGTTGCGACTCGTGAACCCTTCTATCGACACACATTGGAAGTTCACTATTGACAATCACATAATGACCATCATTGCAATGGATCTCGTTCCTATAAAGCCTTTTACCACAAACGTCATCAGTCTTGGAATGG GTCAGCGATATGATGTTGTCATCACGGCCAACCAGGAATCCATAACTGAATCCTTCTGGATGAGAGCTATCCCAGCCGACAGATGCTCACGAAACGAAATGGCCGGCAACATTCGAGGCATCGTCTACTATGGCAACACGCCCAAACAACCACACACGCAGTCATTCCCCTCCACAAACGCATGTGAAGACGAGCTTTTGACAAATCTAGTTCCGCATGTCCCGAGAAACGTCGATCCACCAGTTTCACCAGTGTGGGATAAGAATGTAACAGTCAGCAATACCAGAAACGCCCAGAATTTCTTCCGCTGGCGGTTCAATTCCACGTCTATGAACGTGAGTTGGGAGAACCCGACCCTAATGCAAGTCTACCACAACGATCTGGGACTCTCTAACTCAAGCGGGGTGATTGAGTTACCCTACAAGGATCAATGGGTATATCTCTTCATCCAAAACACCCTCGTCACTCATCCCATCCACCTTCACGGGCACGACTTCTCTATCCTAGCGCAAGGACAGCCGGGGCCTGGGAAGCCACAATGGGATGGTTCTATCATTACGCAGAATCCTCCGCGTCGAGATACGGCCGTGCTCGCTGGAAGTGGGTGGCTACTGATTGCTTTCAAGACGAATAACCCCGGCGCATGGTTAATGCACTGTCATATTGGATGGCATGTTGACGAAGGTCTGGCGTTACAATTTATTGAGCGGCGAGATGAGATTCGGAATCTCGTTGATTATGCCCCGTTCAAAGAGAATTGTGCTGCGTGGTATAAATATGTCAAGTTGAAAAATATAGTGCAGGCAGACTCGGGAGTCTGA
- a CDS encoding Response regulator, putative, whose product MSRISRLKAMKAKLLGRLSPKAGADPSAHSNQKHSGPLVSNKSPAYSIVSSNHLDEISTSRNRPIEEIPSLGPNKEPDSSVCAPSEQPHHLGTRNCTPSTEHNNSSLPTPILSDLSPLETPQHSDSTSFQSVHVKAQTPIPAETQLTPTPNTVPEWPTNDRRPSASYFPPSRKRPSLAIRRQSLLPATHHHLISGLLEGSLFSSGDQDTGFTPLVPREMVTRRIWVKRPGGSATLVPCREDAVVDELRDQVIMKYGNSLGRSFDSPDIAIRVTPREGTNRPGHSERLLSPEELLSSILDTYYPGGQKIEEALVIDAPSRRTPKPSPRHSIYQHHYSEPGEHGDYFPLMPPVNAKAGTPSAHAGVPLTTVNAPSISILNTGVAPLLPSPGSRRARHQQRPPLTRHKTNSPTILHNQNPQTPVITETGATPHSQPIPAPSAPAIPTPPVVAPPVESPQVKSHTPPATASPRVVRKSKAATSPGAMFGGLIDGTVPPINVLIVEDNIINQKLLEAFMKRLKVRWKCAMNGEEAVRKWRQGGFHLVLMDIQLPVMNGLEATKEIRRLERLNGIGVFPKTASGRFSASNTSAADRRPGLHRTVSAEDTLPDLSLFRSPVIIVALTASSLQSDRHEALAAGCNDFLTKPVGFPWLEQKVTEWGCMQALIDFEGWRKWRGFLDSPRPASPAVDTSASPMQGGYRKEPHQVDPPSPSSSRSNKPDLRETKPSVPGFAQILREDSWGSGSPDSLDSLSSPQFPTPGDAAPISDATAAPPNRE is encoded by the exons ATGTCACGGATATCACGTCTGAAGGCGATGAAGGCGAAGTTGCTTGGACGATTATCTCCAAAAGCGGGTGCGGACCCGAGTGCCCACTCCAACCAAAAACACTCGGGCCCTCTCGTCTCCAACAAATCCCCGGCTTATAGCATCGTATCTTCAAATCATTTGGATGAGATCAGCACTTCTCGCAACCGTCCGATAGAGGAAATTCCATCTTTAGGGCCCAACAAAGAACCGGATTCCTCTGTGTGTGCGCCCTCAGAACAGCCTCATCATCTAGGGACTCGCAACTGTACGCCGTCGACCGAGCACAACAATTCTTCCTTGCCGACTCCCATCTTGAGCGATTTGTCTCCCCTTGAAACTCCTCAGCATTCCGATAGCACCTCCTTTCAGTCCGTACACGTGAAAGCTCAAACTCCAATCCCAGCCGAGACTCAATTGACACCGACCCCGAACACTGTTCCCGAGTGGCCTACGAATGATCGCCGACCTTCTGCCTCCTACTTTCCTCCCTCACGCAAGCGCCCGAGCCTTGCGATCCGTCGCCAATCTCTTCTCCCAGCAACACATCACCACTTGATTAGTGGGCTACTGGAGGGAAGTCTTTTCTCTTCGGGAGACCAGGACACTGGTTTCACTCCCCTCGTTCCTCGCGAGATGGTCACGCGTCGGATTTGGGTCAAACGGCCCGGTGGCTCGGCCACCTTGGTGCCGTGCAGAGAGGATGCGGTGGTAGATGAGTTACGCGACCAAGTCATCATGAAATACGGGAACTCGTTAGGGAGAAGCTTTGACTCGCCCGATATCGCCATCCGGGTTACGCCGCGAGAGGGTACGAATCGACCAGGCCACAGTGAGCGCCTCCTGAGCCCGGAGGAACTCCTGTCATCTATACTCGATACATACTACCCTGGTGGACAAAAAATCGAGGAGGCATTGGTGATCGATGCTCCCTCACGCCGGACCCCAAAGCCATCGCCGCGCCATTCGATTTATCAACACCACTACTCTGAACCCGGCGAGCATGGCGATTACTTCCCTCTCATGCCGCCAGTCAATGCGAAGGCGGGCACACCGTCTGCACACGCGGGAGTTCCCTTAACAACGGTTAATGCGCCGTCAATTTCCATTCTCAACACCGGGGTTGCTCCTTTACTGCCATCACCGGGAAGCCGTAGGGCACGACATCAGCAACGACCTCCGTTGACACGACACAAAACGAATTCTCCTACTATTCTTCACAACCAAAACCCCCAAACACCGGTCATAACAG AAACCGGTGCTACTCCTCATTCCCAACCTATCCCGGCTCCCTCCGCTCCCGCAATACCTACCCCCCCGGTGGTAGCACCGCCGGTAGAATCTCCGCAGGTGAAATCACACACCCCCCCGGCAACTGCATCACCACGCGTTGTCCGAAAATCAAAAGCGGCCACTTCTCCCGGTGCTATGTTTGGGGGGTTGATTGATGGCACCGTACCGCCAATCAATGTCCTCATCGTGGAAGACAACATCATCAACCAGAAGCTTTTGGAGGCCTTTATGAAAAGGTTGAAGGTGCGCTGGAAATGTGCAATGAATGGCGAAGAGGCAGTGCGGAAATGGCGACAAGGTGGATTCCATTTGGTTTTGATGGACATCCAGCTTCCCGTGATGAACGGACTAGAAGCGACTAAGGAAATCCGGCGCTTGGAGCGCTTAAACGGCATAGGTGTTTTCCCAAAGACAGCCTCCGGTCGCTTCAGCGCTTCCAATACCTCTGCCGCGGACAGAAGACCCGGCCTTCACCGTACGGTCAGTGCCGAGGACACTTTGCCCGATCTCTCGTTGTTCCGGAGTCCAGTCATTATCGTCGCGTTGACAGCTAGCAGTCTGCAAAGTGACCGACATGAGGCTTTGGCTGCTGGCTGCAACGATTTCTTGACCAAG CCCGTCGGATTCCCTTGGCTTGAGCAAAAAGTGACAGAATGGGGCTGCATGCAAGCCCTGATTGACTTTGAAGGCTGGCGCAAATGGCGTGGGTTCTTGGACTCTCCTCGCCCCGCCTCGCCAGCTGTTGATACATCAGCCAGCCCGATGCAAGGTGGCTACCGCAAAGAACCGCACCAAGTGGATCCCCCGTCGCCTTCGAGCTCCCGCTCAAATAAGCCCGATCTTCGTGAAACTAAGCCAAGCGTGCCAGGTTTTGCGCAAATCTTGCGAGAAGATTCATGGGGTAGCGGCAGTCCCGACAGCTTAGATTCGCTCTCGAGTCCGCAATTTCCAACACCGGGAGACGCAGCGCCAATCAGTGATGCGACGGCCGCGCCTCCGAATAGAGAATGA